The following are encoded together in the Parabacteroides chongii genome:
- a CDS encoding RNA polymerase sigma-70 factor: MELPEERHILEEIAEGNVNAFERLFFCHQPRLVNFLVGLTHDKEVSRDIAQDLFLSLWKDREKLKEVNSFSSYLFQMARFTVYDYFDRLAVSEKYTNEFLLEASISQSDEEAIFAHELQNIINRTVEQMSPQRKRIYQMSREQGLSNDEIASHLGISKRTVENHLTAALAILRKVLYLFFLTYLS, from the coding sequence ATGGAATTACCAGAGGAGAGACATATTTTAGAGGAGATCGCTGAAGGAAACGTAAATGCTTTCGAACGACTTTTTTTCTGTCATCAGCCCAGGTTGGTGAACTTCCTTGTCGGTCTGACACACGATAAGGAGGTCAGTCGTGATATTGCCCAGGATTTGTTTCTTTCATTATGGAAAGACCGTGAAAAACTGAAGGAGGTAAACTCCTTTTCCTCTTATCTTTTTCAGATGGCTCGTTTTACAGTGTATGACTATTTTGACCGTTTGGCTGTATCGGAGAAGTATACGAATGAATTTTTATTAGAAGCTTCCATTTCTCAATCGGACGAGGAAGCTATCTTTGCACATGAACTACAAAATATTATCAACCGGACTGTCGAACAAATGTCTCCCCAGCGGAAACGGATCTATCAGATGAGCCGTGAACAAGGTTTGTCGAATGATGAGATTGCTTCTCATTTGGGGATCAGTAAACGTACTGTGGAAAACCATCTGACAGCAGCCCTTGCCATTCTTCGCAAGGTTCTTTATCTTTTTTTTCTTACTTATTTGAGTTAA
- a CDS encoding TonB-dependent receptor, with translation MKLTNLIPINNRKSISKLLLVTALSSCSFWGYAQQQQVRLTGNNVTLKTAFKQIEQQTKLFVDYNTQEVNDSRLISKLPKNSSVKEVMEQLLEGTGCSIAFSNGHIIITKQAKAVSETKKISGIVKDERGEPVIGANVVVKGTTNGTVTDMDGKYTLEVPVGGVLQISYIGYNTQEVKVGSVNVVNISLREDSEALDEVVVIGYGTVKKSDLTGAVGSVQMKDVSQVGITSADRALQGQIAGVQVNARTGQPGEAMMIRVRGSNSLAGGNEPLYVIDGMPVEKMNSDINPEDILSMEVLKDASSTAIYGSRGANGVVMITTKRGNTGATTIDYNGYVGVSMLRKKLDLLGKDDYIAMVNEVSQNDGKGIAITPDEAASLANNDWQDLVYQTALTHSHQVSVSGGTEQTKVYSSLNYMNQEGIIKGSNYNRFALRINGDQKLSKKLSLSASIAYSYGTQNTANSNADGGGAIAYTAMVMPPIQEVKDADGKYTNFTGTPWGGTNPVGMSELYKREIVNSRLLANMALTYNIIDGLTFRVNAGAEVNSEGIDRYIPIGLSAGGKLDGDASKEKANYYTIINENILTYDKKFNKNHALNLMGGITFQTYQYDKLTGSGTGFLRDVYETNNLGVASTPGTPSSGFKDYRMVSFLGRANYNLMEKYLLTVTARYDGSSKFSKNHKFAFFPSAALAWRVSEEEFMKEIDWLSNLKLRGSIGQTGNQSIDPYQTFAQLGTSAPIFGNGKDIGFNLSSMANDNLKWETTTQTDIGVDFGFFSNRLNIGFDYYWKQTRDLLYKATLPPSSGYSSMLRNLGRIDNKGFEISINTINMKGKVNWTTNLNITSNKSIVKDLGTDVYGNKIQRIDAPISGGNWFPLFVGKAPFQLYGYEIEGIYQTDEEARLNGEATKKAGDYRYKDTDGKAGITTGDKTIIANTQPKFTFGLTNTINWNNFEFSFLMIGSIGGDIVNEFNKSITNIGGTWNIRKDVWENHWTPEHPNAKYARASASTKDYLAFGDPNSIWVENGSYLRFKDIKLAYTLPTQWFSGTHKPNISLYVSGQNLITITSYSHYDPEASWMSSAVNGWDRGVYPSSKSFTLGLQVKF, from the coding sequence ATGAAATTAACTAATCTAATACCTATAAATAACAGAAAAAGTATATCTAAGCTGTTATTGGTAACAGCTTTATCTTCTTGCAGTTTTTGGGGCTATGCACAGCAACAACAGGTGCGCCTGACAGGGAATAATGTAACATTGAAGACTGCCTTCAAACAGATAGAGCAACAAACAAAATTGTTTGTAGACTATAATACTCAGGAAGTAAATGATTCCCGTCTCATTTCAAAATTACCAAAGAACAGTAGCGTGAAAGAGGTTATGGAACAATTGCTGGAAGGAACCGGCTGTTCGATAGCGTTTAGTAACGGACATATTATTATTACAAAACAAGCTAAAGCAGTATCTGAAACTAAAAAGATCTCAGGTATTGTAAAAGATGAACGGGGAGAACCTGTTATAGGAGCGAATGTCGTGGTGAAAGGAACCACAAACGGAACTGTTACGGATATGGACGGAAAATACACTCTGGAAGTTCCGGTTGGTGGGGTGTTGCAAATATCCTACATCGGCTATAACACCCAGGAAGTGAAAGTCGGGAGTGTAAATGTCGTAAATATATCTCTCAGGGAAGATTCCGAAGCACTGGATGAGGTCGTGGTGATCGGTTATGGTACGGTAAAGAAAAGCGATTTGACAGGAGCTGTCGGTTCTGTACAGATGAAAGATGTGAGTCAGGTGGGCATTACCAGTGCCGACCGTGCTTTGCAAGGGCAGATTGCCGGTGTGCAGGTAAATGCCAGGACTGGTCAGCCGGGTGAAGCGATGATGATCCGTGTTCGTGGTAGCAACTCTTTGGCAGGTGGTAATGAGCCGCTTTATGTTATCGACGGCATGCCGGTAGAAAAGATGAATTCAGATATTAATCCGGAAGATATCTTATCTATGGAAGTGTTGAAAGATGCTTCTTCTACAGCTATTTATGGTTCGCGTGGAGCAAATGGAGTTGTTATGATTACAACTAAAAGAGGTAATACAGGAGCAACGACAATCGACTATAACGGATATGTCGGTGTTTCCATGTTGAGAAAGAAACTGGATTTGCTGGGTAAAGACGATTATATCGCAATGGTGAACGAAGTTTCTCAAAACGATGGAAAAGGTATTGCTATTACTCCGGACGAAGCAGCCTCGCTGGCTAATAATGATTGGCAGGATTTGGTGTATCAGACAGCTCTGACACACAGTCATCAGGTCTCTGTCTCAGGTGGTACCGAACAGACAAAGGTCTACTCTTCTTTGAATTATATGAACCAGGAAGGTATTATAAAAGGTTCTAATTACAATCGTTTTGCATTGCGTATCAATGGTGATCAGAAATTATCGAAGAAATTGTCGTTAAGTGCAAGTATCGCTTATTCATACGGAACTCAGAACACGGCAAACAGTAATGCCGATGGCGGTGGTGCTATAGCTTATACTGCTATGGTGATGCCTCCGATACAGGAGGTTAAAGATGCTGATGGAAAATATACTAATTTTACGGGAACTCCCTGGGGAGGAACTAACCCGGTAGGTATGTCTGAATTGTATAAAAGGGAAATTGTCAACTCCCGTCTGTTAGCTAATATGGCGCTTACTTATAATATTATCGATGGATTGACCTTTCGTGTGAATGCCGGTGCAGAAGTGAATTCCGAAGGTATCGACCGATATATTCCGATCGGTTTGTCCGCTGGAGGCAAATTGGATGGAGATGCTTCTAAAGAGAAAGCGAATTATTACACTATTATCAATGAGAATATTCTGACTTACGATAAGAAGTTTAATAAGAATCATGCTTTGAACCTGATGGGAGGTATCACTTTCCAGACATATCAATATGATAAGTTGACAGGATCGGGAACCGGTTTTCTGCGTGATGTATATGAAACCAATAATTTAGGGGTTGCTTCAACTCCCGGAACACCTTCTTCCGGTTTTAAAGATTACCGGATGGTTTCTTTCTTAGGACGTGCCAATTATAATCTGATGGAAAAATATCTGTTGACTGTAACGGCTCGTTATGACGGTTCTTCCAAATTCAGTAAGAATCATAAATTTGCCTTTTTCCCTTCTGCTGCATTAGCCTGGCGTGTTTCGGAAGAAGAGTTCATGAAAGAGATCGATTGGCTGAGCAACCTGAAGTTGCGTGGCAGTATCGGACAAACCGGTAACCAATCTATCGATCCTTATCAGACTTTTGCCCAGTTGGGGACATCTGCACCTATTTTTGGAAATGGCAAGGATATAGGTTTTAATTTGTCTTCCATGGCAAATGATAATCTGAAATGGGAAACTACCACACAAACTGATATCGGGGTTGATTTTGGATTTTTCTCTAACCGTTTGAATATCGGATTTGACTATTATTGGAAACAGACACGTGACTTGTTGTATAAAGCAACGTTGCCTCCTTCTTCCGGTTATTCTTCTATGTTGAGGAATTTAGGACGTATTGATAATAAGGGATTTGAAATTTCGATCAATACGATTAATATGAAGGGAAAAGTAAACTGGACCACTAATTTGAACATTACATCTAATAAATCGATTGTAAAAGATTTGGGTACGGATGTATATGGAAACAAAATTCAACGAATCGATGCTCCTATCAGTGGAGGAAACTGGTTCCCTTTGTTTGTCGGGAAAGCCCCGTTCCAGTTGTATGGATATGAGATTGAAGGTATTTATCAAACTGACGAAGAAGCTCGTCTGAATGGAGAGGCTACCAAGAAGGCCGGCGATTACCGATATAAAGATACCGATGGGAAGGCCGGTATTACAACAGGTGATAAAACCATTATTGCTAACACACAACCTAAGTTTACTTTTGGTTTGACCAATACGATCAATTGGAATAATTTTGAGTTTTCTTTCCTGATGATCGGTAGTATAGGTGGAGATATCGTAAACGAATTTAACAAGAGTATCACAAATATTGGTGGAACATGGAATATACGTAAAGACGTATGGGAAAATCACTGGACGCCGGAACATCCGAATGCTAAATATGCACGTGCTTCTGCTTCTACAAAAGATTATTTGGCTTTTGGCGATCCTAACTCTATTTGGGTGGAAAATGGTTCGTATCTGCGATTCAAAGATATTAAACTGGCATATACATTACCGACACAGTGGTTTTCCGGTACACATAAACCGAATATTTCGTTGTATGTGAGCGGACAGAATCTGATTACGATTACAAGCTATTCACATTATGACCCGGAAGCATCGTGGATGTCTTCTGCCGTGAACGGATGGGATAGAGGCGTTTATCCGTCTTCGAAATCATTTACTTTGGGTTTACAGGTTAAATTTTAA
- a CDS encoding alpha-L-fucosidase — translation MKKQFIYFLFVCTACLLACSNPVDPNALELNPSEINRLIPFRGELNNGVRQLYPEEPYKAFWAENWNTPEQSIVWKVNTGGEEYQAAMLVSVNHLEKGEEAVLTLSNGTDSVVCRIGTTGWQRCSFSRPLHFNKGTSELSLKISKPGKKDDFNVYLYSLEVVKPETYKRLQAEAASLRSNTSWMADLPYGFFFHWNSKSMPQAGEPLAYEDAVNQFDVERFARTVHECGGKLVFFTTSWAEYYFPAPIQTIDSILPGRTTKRDLVADLSEALGKYDIRLILYYHVGHGDKEWWDKQHYTRNNTGELFTNVEKIVGEISQRYGNRLAGLWMDDGIGYYPNGASFEKIAKAAKSGNKDLVICFNPWILPKLTEFQDYYAGELGLSLASAGVNDPYLPEDGDGLFHGGPQDGLQATFSGTLEPGDWTHIYKDSIIGDPVLSIEELTQVVKESNKRKNLPMINVRIYQDGTISPKSAALLKELNNRISKD, via the coding sequence ATGAAAAAGCAGTTTATTTATTTTTTGTTTGTATGTACAGCCTGTTTACTGGCTTGCAGTAATCCGGTCGATCCGAACGCTTTAGAACTGAACCCTTCGGAGATTAACCGTTTGATCCCTTTTCGGGGAGAGTTGAATAATGGCGTACGGCAGCTTTATCCGGAGGAACCTTATAAAGCTTTTTGGGCTGAGAACTGGAATACTCCAGAACAGTCGATCGTATGGAAAGTGAATACCGGCGGTGAAGAGTATCAGGCAGCTATGCTGGTTTCCGTCAATCATCTTGAAAAAGGAGAGGAAGCTGTATTGACGCTTTCTAACGGAACGGATAGTGTCGTTTGCCGGATAGGGACGACCGGATGGCAGCGTTGCAGTTTTTCACGACCTTTACATTTTAATAAAGGCACTTCTGAATTGTCATTAAAAATCAGCAAGCCGGGGAAAAAGGATGATTTTAATGTGTATCTCTATTCCCTGGAAGTCGTTAAGCCGGAGACTTATAAAAGATTGCAGGCTGAAGCGGCTTCATTACGCAGTAATACGTCGTGGATGGCTGATTTGCCTTACGGGTTCTTCTTTCATTGGAATTCGAAAAGCATGCCGCAGGCAGGCGAGCCGTTAGCTTATGAGGATGCTGTAAATCAATTTGATGTAGAACGTTTTGCCCGGACTGTTCATGAGTGTGGAGGAAAGTTGGTTTTCTTTACGACTTCGTGGGCTGAATATTATTTCCCGGCTCCGATACAAACTATTGATTCGATATTACCGGGGCGGACCACAAAAAGAGATCTTGTTGCTGATCTGTCAGAAGCATTAGGAAAGTATGATATCCGTTTGATCTTGTATTATCATGTAGGGCATGGAGATAAAGAATGGTGGGACAAACAACACTATACACGCAATAATACCGGAGAGCTGTTTACAAATGTGGAAAAGATCGTCGGTGAGATCAGCCAACGTTATGGCAATCGTTTGGCTGGTTTGTGGATGGATGACGGTATTGGTTATTATCCGAATGGCGCATCCTTTGAAAAGATCGCTAAAGCCGCAAAAAGTGGAAATAAAGATTTGGTTATTTGTTTCAATCCCTGGATATTACCGAAGTTGACAGAGTTTCAGGATTATTATGCCGGGGAGTTAGGGTTGTCTTTAGCCAGTGCCGGGGTAAACGATCCTTATCTTCCTGAAGATGGAGACGGTTTGTTTCATGGCGGACCTCAGGATGGTTTGCAAGCCACTTTTTCCGGTACATTGGAACCGGGCGATTGGACTCATATTTATAAAGATTCTATTATCGGTGATCCTGTTCTTTCCATCGAAGAATTGACACAAGTAGTGAAAGAATCCAACAAGCGGAAGAATCTTCCGATGATTAATGTACGTATTTATCAGGACGGCACGATTTCGCCGAAGTCGGCAGCTTTGTTGAAGGAATTGAACAATCGAATTAGCAAGGATTGA
- a CDS encoding FecR family protein — protein sequence MEENNKTKQLMRLYFGKHFSRYGRILFGRWLKADDERSQKLEALQDIWKETDAEATESTHRDWMALQKQLLTEPAQKRTIPLYRQVFKYAAVIVLMLMTAGTTYWATDRFKPVRHVEMAQIFVPYGESKEVLLPDGSKVWVDAGSLLVYPKDFTDTDTRTVYLTGEAAFSVQKNPAQPFIVKTTYLDVQALGTVFTVEAYPSDSCSMTTLEEGSVLVSVNDEGIEPTLLNPDQQLIYSHTAHTVTVHAVDASMYHMERDGYLIFENIPFNRLMASLERKFNVTIHYNSQKYAGECYNVKFSPNENLDDVLNVLRQLVGIRYTVKGKVVFIN from the coding sequence ATGGAAGAAAACAACAAGACAAAACAACTCATGCGACTATATTTCGGAAAACATTTTTCCCGATACGGACGTATCTTGTTTGGGCGTTGGCTGAAAGCGGATGATGAAAGATCGCAAAAGTTGGAGGCGTTGCAGGATATCTGGAAGGAAACAGATGCGGAAGCGACAGAATCTACGCATCGTGACTGGATGGCTTTGCAAAAACAGTTGTTGACAGAACCGGCTCAAAAACGTACAATCCCTTTGTACCGTCAGGTGTTTAAATATGCAGCTGTTATTGTACTGATGTTGATGACTGCCGGTACGACTTATTGGGCGACCGATCGTTTTAAGCCTGTCCGTCATGTAGAAATGGCTCAGATATTTGTTCCTTACGGGGAAAGTAAAGAGGTTTTATTGCCTGATGGCTCAAAAGTGTGGGTCGATGCCGGTTCTTTGCTGGTCTATCCGAAAGATTTTACGGATACTGATACACGTACGGTTTATCTTACGGGCGAAGCAGCATTTTCCGTTCAAAAGAATCCGGCACAACCATTTATAGTGAAAACAACTTATCTGGATGTGCAGGCACTGGGAACTGTCTTTACTGTAGAAGCTTATCCGAGCGATTCCTGCTCGATGACTACGTTGGAAGAAGGGAGTGTGCTTGTTTCAGTCAATGATGAAGGCATAGAACCTACTTTGTTAAATCCGGATCAGCAATTGATCTATTCCCATACGGCTCATACCGTAACAGTTCATGCTGTCGATGCATCCATGTATCATATGGAAAGGGATGGTTACCTGATTTTCGAAAATATTCCGTTCAATCGTCTGATGGCTTCTTTGGAGCGTAAGTTTAACGTGACGATCCATTATAATTCACAGAAGTATGCCGGTGAATGTTATAATGTGAAATTCTCTCCGAATGAGAATCTGGACGATGTGCTGAATGTGCTGCGGCAATTGGTTGGCATACGTTATACGGTGAAAGGGAAAGTGGTATTTATAAACTAA
- a CDS encoding RagB/SusD family nutrient uptake outer membrane protein → MKTLIKNILLAVPVILSTSCSSWLEEEPKTFIAPSSFYKTVEDFDGALKGLYPQGQNLNLTEVFADYNDKPESAEQVGDIWANNPGYGFYAFRNAWSGPYGTIKNTNMILESIVDKDFAEETKNRIIGEAKCLRAWSYFTLVQFFGDVPLRDKVVTSDADIAIDRTPQADIYKFIFDDILDAEQKVPEEAQEMGRVDKFVVKAMMARMYLTSAGFPMNQKENYAKAKAKALEVINSGKYSLMPTFDKVFKTERYTAETIWAQLFSAPDSYSGMHKESSPIGSQTALYLPTDAFIAGFDKGDMRKEWGIKPEYVNAKGTKVISRTYYNKYINEEYLEQELPASNTSILTWQTQLIRLAEMYLIAAEAENEMNGPADAYQYINAIRKRARVDQNDPTNVPDLSGLSQDQFREAVLLERQHELYEEGFAWFDMKRTQTFDKVQKARGDKMNVPIGAYNNTWLIPDTEILNNNIPQNPDYR, encoded by the coding sequence ATGAAAACACTGATTAAAAATATATTACTGGCTGTGCCGGTTATTTTATCTACTTCTTGTTCCAGTTGGCTGGAAGAAGAACCGAAAACATTTATTGCTCCTTCTTCTTTCTATAAGACAGTGGAAGATTTTGACGGTGCATTGAAAGGTTTGTATCCCCAGGGACAAAATCTGAATCTGACGGAAGTTTTTGCCGATTATAATGATAAACCGGAATCGGCAGAACAGGTCGGAGATATTTGGGCGAATAATCCGGGATATGGTTTTTATGCATTCAGAAATGCGTGGTCGGGACCTTATGGTACGATTAAAAATACGAATATGATATTGGAGTCGATAGTCGATAAAGACTTTGCAGAGGAAACCAAGAATCGTATTATCGGTGAGGCTAAATGTTTGCGTGCCTGGTCTTATTTTACATTGGTCCAGTTCTTCGGAGATGTGCCTTTACGTGATAAAGTCGTTACCAGTGATGCGGATATTGCAATAGACCGTACGCCTCAGGCAGATATTTATAAATTTATCTTTGATGATATTCTGGATGCCGAACAAAAGGTGCCGGAAGAAGCACAGGAAATGGGGCGTGTCGATAAGTTTGTGGTGAAAGCTATGATGGCTCGTATGTATCTGACTTCGGCCGGTTTTCCGATGAATCAAAAAGAGAATTATGCAAAAGCGAAGGCAAAAGCGTTGGAAGTAATCAACAGCGGTAAATATTCTTTGATGCCGACATTCGATAAGGTATTCAAAACCGAACGTTACACGGCTGAAACTATTTGGGCACAGTTGTTTTCTGCTCCTGACAGTTATAGCGGCATGCATAAAGAATCTTCACCGATTGGAAGCCAGACTGCCTTGTATTTGCCGACGGATGCTTTTATTGCCGGTTTTGATAAAGGGGATATGCGTAAAGAGTGGGGAATTAAGCCTGAATATGTAAATGCTAAAGGGACTAAGGTGATCAGTCGTACTTATTATAATAAGTATATTAATGAAGAATATCTGGAACAGGAACTTCCGGCTTCAAATACAAGTATCCTGACATGGCAGACGCAATTGATCCGTTTGGCAGAAATGTACCTGATCGCAGCTGAGGCTGAAAATGAAATGAACGGACCGGCGGATGCTTATCAGTATATTAACGCTATTCGTAAACGTGCCCGTGTCGATCAGAATGATCCGACAAATGTACCGGATTTAAGCGGACTTAGTCAGGATCAGTTCCGGGAAGCTGTTTTGCTCGAACGTCAGCACGAATTGTATGAAGAAGGTTTTGCCTGGTTCGATATGAAGCGTACCCAGACTTTTGATAAGGTGCAAAAAGCACGTGGCGATAAAATGAATGTTCCCATCGGTGCTTACAACAATACCTGGTTAATACCTGACACGGAAATTCTGAACAATAATATTCCTCAGAATCCGGATTACAGATAA